The following coding sequences are from one Mycobacterium bourgelatii window:
- a CDS encoding type I polyketide synthase yields the protein MTDIAVVGLDCRFPKASDPARLWKLLLDNADAIDEIPPTERWDAAQLVADGTINHRTGGSISDADAFDNEFFGIPPREAEAMDPQQRLLLQTAWRAIENATLDPRAQACSKTGVYVGVMANEWAHLHMADHRRITAQSGTGNGYFMTANRLSYQLDLRGPSLAVDTACSSSLVAVHLAVQALRNGECDQAIAAGVNLALTPALNVFYTQAGLAAPDGRCKPFSGSADGIGRGEGVAAVVLRRLDDALAARLPIYAVIKGSAVNSDGRSNGITAPSRWAQQQVVDATYKAAGISPAQISFVEAHGTGTLLGDMIEAKALAHAHRSGRDQPCAVGSIKGNLGHTEGAAGIAGLIKVVLSLHHGVVPPSRFADTENEALRLADGGLRLLSEPMELPADTVYAGVSSFGIGGTNCHVVLATAPADEPVAQPKSGTTGGGILSLSADCTEALRRNALQLAKDIESTAAPLSQLCWSTNQIKSRGKVRLAVVTADRSEAVAALRADDLETVVSGGMSAGWLFSGQGAQYPGMAAALQENIPAFRDAFDRVETALLPHLGVRIRDVMDDDRINRTEFAQPGIFALQYAQAQALVEMGAEPAWLLGHSIGEYAAAVIAEVFSLDDACRLVAARGRLMQQLPDGGGMLAVLGPISEIDGLPLDLAAVNGPEEIVLSGALEEIERAAHSLTEAGVRVRRLNVSHAFHSRLMEPIAAEFAAVAAQCDYGLPAYPIYSTLHGRMLGDDEPMDAAYWTAHVGATVRFADAAAAAMEADPTLLVEFGPKRTLGPMIVRAQEATAEVVPPSVTVASGVAETVAALYRHGLNPNWSLLYPAEAQVTHRLSGYQFSTTNRFWVNESATMSTSASAGTPTSTFTQDTTMDNLIALFREQAAVLAAYSGGNVPAVPFPESLTTQPAVSTAGIVRSEIARVSGFPEQRLRNSQTIIGDLGFDSIMVTDLFGGLNRKLPGRNINLAMFGPATTVADVIVMAGGQAHESATGTTPNGSVQPEYDISEFAEVKALAERIAHVEAAGIENPYFVVNDGITDATSIVNGVEVINFSSFNYLGMSGHPAVAEAMTDAVRRWGSSCSASRLLAGEKPIHRDLELELAKLLGTQDALALVNGHATNVTVIGHLLGEGDLVIHDSLAHDSIVQGCKLSGATRRPFPHNNPAALDEVLTNIRHQYRRVLIIIEGVYSQDGDIADLPAFIDVKRKHQALLMIDEAHSIGVLGATGGGIGEYFDVDRGAVELWSGTMSKALAACGGYVAGTNELIQYLKYTTPGFIFSGGIPPSIAAAALAAIRTMHSEPEHLVRLRELSMLFLRLAREAGLDTGDSLGTPIVPCIVGDSMTALKLSNALLKRGVNVNPILYPAVPEDKARLRFFITSCHSEDQIRYTIKVLTEELALIKAAA from the coding sequence ATGACCGACATCGCCGTCGTCGGGCTTGACTGCCGCTTTCCCAAAGCAAGCGACCCGGCCCGGCTGTGGAAGTTGTTGCTGGACAACGCGGACGCAATCGACGAGATTCCGCCGACCGAGCGCTGGGACGCCGCCCAGCTAGTTGCCGACGGGACGATCAACCACCGGACCGGCGGGTCGATCAGCGACGCGGACGCTTTCGACAACGAGTTCTTCGGCATCCCGCCACGCGAAGCGGAGGCGATGGACCCACAGCAGCGCCTGCTGCTCCAAACGGCCTGGCGGGCAATCGAAAACGCCACCCTTGATCCACGGGCGCAGGCGTGTTCGAAGACCGGGGTGTACGTCGGCGTGATGGCCAACGAATGGGCCCACCTGCACATGGCGGACCACCGGCGGATCACTGCGCAGTCCGGCACCGGCAACGGCTACTTCATGACCGCCAACCGGCTGTCCTACCAACTGGACCTCAGGGGCCCCAGCCTCGCCGTGGACACCGCGTGCTCTTCGTCCTTGGTCGCCGTGCACCTGGCCGTCCAGGCGCTGCGCAATGGCGAATGCGACCAAGCGATCGCCGCCGGCGTGAACCTGGCCCTGACCCCCGCACTCAATGTCTTCTACACCCAGGCCGGTTTGGCGGCCCCGGATGGGCGCTGCAAGCCGTTCAGTGGCTCGGCCGACGGCATCGGTCGCGGCGAGGGCGTCGCCGCCGTCGTCCTGCGCCGACTGGACGACGCCCTCGCCGCGCGGTTGCCGATCTACGCCGTTATCAAGGGCAGCGCGGTCAACAGCGACGGCCGCAGCAACGGCATCACCGCACCCAGCCGCTGGGCCCAGCAGCAGGTCGTCGACGCCACCTACAAAGCCGCCGGAATCAGTCCGGCGCAGATCAGCTTCGTCGAGGCGCACGGCACCGGCACCCTGCTGGGCGACATGATCGAGGCGAAAGCCCTTGCCCATGCCCATCGATCCGGGCGTGACCAGCCCTGCGCGGTCGGGTCGATCAAGGGTAACCTCGGCCACACCGAAGGCGCGGCCGGGATCGCGGGCCTGATCAAGGTCGTGCTCAGCCTGCACCACGGCGTGGTCCCGCCGTCCCGATTCGCCGACACCGAGAACGAGGCGCTACGACTGGCCGACGGTGGGCTGCGGTTGTTGTCCGAACCGATGGAGCTGCCCGCCGACACGGTCTATGCCGGTGTATCCAGCTTCGGCATTGGCGGCACCAATTGCCATGTGGTGCTGGCCACCGCGCCCGCCGATGAACCTGTGGCTCAGCCCAAGTCGGGAACCACCGGCGGGGGCATCCTCTCCCTCTCGGCCGACTGCACCGAGGCGTTGCGACGCAACGCATTACAGCTTGCCAAGGACATCGAGAGCACCGCGGCTCCCCTATCGCAGCTGTGCTGGTCGACCAACCAGATCAAATCCCGGGGCAAGGTCCGGCTGGCCGTGGTCACCGCCGATCGCTCCGAAGCCGTCGCAGCGTTGCGTGCCGACGACTTGGAAACCGTTGTGTCCGGCGGGATGTCGGCCGGCTGGTTGTTCAGCGGTCAGGGCGCGCAGTACCCCGGCATGGCCGCGGCGCTGCAAGAGAACATCCCGGCATTCCGCGACGCGTTCGACCGGGTCGAGACGGCGCTGCTGCCGCACCTGGGGGTGCGCATCCGCGATGTCATGGATGACGACCGCATCAACCGCACGGAATTCGCCCAGCCCGGTATCTTCGCGCTGCAGTATGCGCAGGCACAGGCGCTGGTTGAGATGGGCGCCGAACCGGCCTGGCTGCTCGGCCACAGCATCGGCGAGTACGCCGCGGCCGTCATCGCCGAGGTATTCAGCCTCGACGATGCCTGCCGCCTGGTCGCCGCCCGAGGCCGCTTGATGCAGCAACTGCCCGACGGCGGTGGCATGCTGGCGGTCCTCGGTCCGATCAGCGAGATCGACGGGCTGCCACTGGATCTCGCTGCCGTGAATGGACCCGAAGAGATCGTGCTCTCCGGTGCGCTCGAAGAGATCGAGCGGGCGGCGCACTCCCTCACCGAGGCCGGCGTGCGAGTGCGACGGCTCAACGTGTCGCACGCCTTCCACTCCCGGCTGATGGAGCCGATCGCCGCCGAGTTCGCGGCCGTCGCCGCGCAGTGTGACTACGGATTGCCCGCTTACCCCATCTATTCCACCTTGCACGGCCGGATGCTCGGTGACGACGAACCAATGGATGCGGCCTACTGGACCGCGCATGTCGGGGCGACCGTGCGGTTCGCCGACGCGGCCGCCGCGGCGATGGAGGCCGATCCGACGCTGCTCGTCGAATTCGGGCCCAAGCGGACCCTGGGCCCAATGATCGTACGAGCACAGGAGGCCACTGCTGAAGTCGTCCCGCCGTCCGTGACGGTTGCGTCGGGCGTCGCGGAAACCGTTGCCGCACTGTACCGCCACGGCCTGAATCCGAACTGGAGCCTGTTGTATCCAGCCGAGGCTCAGGTGACGCATCGGTTGAGCGGCTACCAGTTCAGCACCACCAATCGTTTTTGGGTCAACGAATCCGCCACCATGTCAACCTCTGCCTCGGCAGGCACCCCCACCTCCACTTTCACCCAGGACACAACGATGGACAATCTCATCGCGCTGTTCCGCGAACAAGCGGCCGTGCTCGCCGCATACAGCGGTGGGAATGTGCCGGCTGTGCCGTTCCCAGAGTCACTGACGACGCAACCGGCCGTCAGTACGGCGGGCATCGTGCGGTCCGAAATCGCCCGGGTCAGTGGATTTCCGGAGCAGCGACTGCGCAACTCCCAGACCATCATCGGCGACCTGGGGTTCGACTCGATCATGGTGACGGACCTGTTCGGTGGCTTGAATCGCAAGCTGCCGGGCCGCAACATCAATCTGGCGATGTTCGGTCCCGCCACCACGGTCGCCGACGTGATCGTCATGGCCGGCGGCCAGGCGCACGAATCCGCAACGGGAACAACGCCGAACGGGTCCGTGCAGCCGGAATACGACATCAGCGAGTTCGCCGAAGTCAAGGCGCTGGCCGAGCGCATCGCGCACGTCGAGGCCGCCGGCATCGAGAACCCGTACTTCGTGGTCAACGACGGCATCACCGATGCCACCTCGATAGTCAACGGCGTCGAGGTAATCAACTTTTCCAGCTTCAATTACTTGGGCATGTCCGGTCACCCAGCGGTAGCCGAGGCGATGACCGACGCGGTTCGCCGCTGGGGCAGCTCCTGCTCGGCGTCGCGGCTCCTCGCCGGCGAAAAGCCGATTCACCGCGACCTGGAGCTCGAGCTGGCCAAACTCCTCGGCACCCAGGATGCACTCGCACTGGTCAACGGCCACGCCACCAACGTCACGGTGATCGGACACCTGCTCGGTGAAGGCGACCTGGTGATCCATGACAGCCTGGCGCACGACAGCATCGTGCAGGGCTGCAAGCTCTCCGGCGCGACCAGGCGGCCGTTCCCGCACAACAACCCCGCCGCCCTGGACGAAGTGCTGACCAACATCCGCCACCAGTACCGCCGGGTGCTGATCATCATCGAGGGCGTCTACAGCCAGGACGGTGACATCGCCGACCTGCCGGCGTTCATCGACGTCAAACGCAAACACCAGGCGCTGCTGATGATCGACGAGGCACATAGCATCGGGGTGCTCGGCGCGACCGGCGGCGGCATCGGGGAGTACTTCGACGTCGACCGCGGTGCGGTTGAATTGTGGTCCGGCACAATGTCGAAGGCATTGGCTGCCTGCGGCGGCTACGTCGCCGGGACCAACGAACTCATCCAATACCTCAAGTACACGACGCCGGGTTTCATCTTCAGTGGCGGTATACCGCCGAGCATCGCGGCGGCCGCGCTGGCGGCGATCCGAACAATGCACAGCGAGCCGGAGCACCTGGTTAGGCTGCGCGAATTGTCCATGCTGTTCCTGCGCCTGGCTCGCGAAGCCGGCCTGGACACCGGCGACAGCTTGGGCACTCCGATCGTGCCGTGCATCGTCGGCGACTCGATGACCGCACTCAAGCTGTCGAACGCGTTGCTGAAGCGCGGTGTCAATGTCAACCCAATCCTGTACCCGGCCGTGCCGGAGGACAAAGCGCGGCTGCGGTTCTTTATAACGAGTTGCCATTCCGAAGACCAGATCCGTTACACCATCAAGGTTCTCACCGAAGAGCTTGCGCTGATAAAGGCGGCGGCTTAG
- a CDS encoding acyl carrier protein: protein MNANRRPILRWLTTTLAAALEVSVTSLDPMVPLAEMGVDSVQAVSLVGQIEMQYDIDVDPTLVFDYPTLAHIAEYISTSLVEQTAAVA from the coding sequence ATGAACGCCAACCGCCGCCCGATCCTCCGCTGGCTGACCACGACCCTCGCCGCCGCGCTCGAGGTCTCGGTCACCAGCCTGGACCCGATGGTGCCGCTGGCCGAGATGGGTGTGGACTCCGTCCAAGCGGTCAGCCTGGTGGGCCAGATCGAGATGCAGTACGACATCGACGTCGACCCGACCCTGGTCTTCGACTACCCGACCCTTGCGCACATCGCCGAATACATCAGCACATCCCTCGTGGAGCAGACGGCGGCCGTCGCGTAA
- a CDS encoding GlsB/YeaQ/YmgE family stress response membrane protein codes for MTIHGVLSAILIGLVVGALGRLVVPGKQRIPIWLTIVVGIGAALLGTLLADKLGIPTATPGVDWMELLVQVVLAAIGVAIVAGVYGPRSRLGGGRTGVMRR; via the coding sequence ATGACAATTCACGGTGTATTAAGCGCCATACTCATCGGCCTGGTGGTTGGTGCGCTGGGACGACTCGTTGTTCCGGGAAAGCAGCGCATCCCCATTTGGTTGACGATTGTGGTCGGTATTGGTGCCGCCCTGCTCGGCACGCTGCTGGCTGACAAGTTGGGCATCCCAACCGCGACGCCAGGTGTCGACTGGATGGAGCTACTGGTCCAGGTGGTACTGGCCGCGATCGGTGTTGCCATCGTCGCGGGCGTCTACGGACCAAGGTCCCGATTGGGCGGTGGGCGGACCGGGGTGATGAGACGCTGA
- a CDS encoding alpha/beta hydrolase — translation MLGGLAATLWGQQRRLIYFPTRGPVPSVTTIARDAQDVVLETADGLRLGAWYLPSRGPRPGTRASPGPAILVCNGNGGDRSGRAPLALALQRAGFSVLLFDYRGYGENPGKPTEEGLALDAAAARAWLVARPEVDPKRLVYFGESLGGAVSLRLALEHPPAALVLRSPFTSLADAGRVHYPYLPLHLLLLDRYPSIDRIAALRAPLLVIAGDRDSVVPDTLSRRLFDAAPEPKKFVLIADADHNDRELLDGTELIGETLKFLREHSVL, via the coding sequence ATGCTCGGTGGACTTGCCGCGACCCTGTGGGGCCAGCAGCGTCGGCTCATCTACTTTCCGACGCGCGGTCCGGTGCCGTCGGTGACCACCATCGCGCGCGACGCACAAGACGTCGTCCTGGAGACCGCCGACGGACTCCGACTCGGAGCGTGGTACCTACCAAGCCGAGGCCCCAGACCGGGCACTAGAGCAAGCCCGGGCCCGGCAATTCTGGTCTGCAACGGCAACGGCGGCGACCGTTCCGGACGGGCGCCACTGGCCCTCGCCCTGCAACGCGCGGGCTTCTCGGTACTGCTGTTCGACTACCGCGGCTACGGAGAAAACCCCGGGAAGCCCACCGAGGAGGGCCTGGCCCTCGACGCGGCCGCCGCTCGGGCCTGGCTTGTCGCACGGCCCGAGGTTGACCCTAAGCGTCTGGTGTATTTCGGCGAATCGCTAGGTGGCGCCGTCTCGCTGCGGCTTGCCCTTGAACATCCGCCTGCGGCCTTGGTCTTGCGTTCGCCGTTCACCTCACTGGCCGACGCCGGCCGGGTCCACTATCCGTATCTGCCGTTGCATCTCCTGCTGTTGGACCGCTACCCGTCCATCGACCGGATCGCCGCTCTGAGGGCGCCCTTGCTGGTCATCGCCGGCGACCGGGACAGTGTGGTGCCAGATACGTTGAGCCGGCGGCTGTTTGACGCAGCCCCCGAACCCAAGAAGTTCGTGTTGATAGCCGACGCAGACCACAATGATCGGGAACTGCTCGACGGCACTGAATTGATCGGCGAGACGCTGAAATTCCTGCGCGAACACTCGGTGCTGTAA
- a CDS encoding fatty acyl-AMP ligase, with the protein MAHTGHSNLVSCFRSRLETYGETRNFTYLVESGRHLVEDVTTLTALDRSAREVAAWLGSRPEATRPVLLLFEPGLDFWRAFLGCVYAGVIAVPAPLPHDERSLSRVASILRDAGSGLALTSAKLRDVLAAGIDGLGLEHPIRCVAIDDGPLADPDDWTMPQIAPDAVAFLQYTSGSTGDPKGVGVTHGNVLSNEATIAEAVGVTDESVLVGWIPHFHDMGLISGMLAFFVGTNIVNMSPLAFLKQPIRMLKAVSDYRGTHAAAPNFAYDLIARRVTPEHLAGLDLSSWKAALNGAEPVRRRTVERITELLAPAGFAATVLRPTYGLAEVTLMATICGGVQRYLDADAEALEQNRYSPATQRSVSLVSSGAPAPGVDVRIVGPDTLEELPEDRVGEIWLRSPSVASGYRNRPEETLQRFEARTSGGDGPFLRTGDLGLLHDGELYVTGRRKDLLIINGRNLYPQDIEEFVQTVHPALAGARGVVISVDVNDAERLVLIQAVKDAVLDGLTYAELAASVKRDVARAFEVPAPGVVLVDRAGIHLTTSGKVQRASMRAAYLNSELSNVLHVSPVIG; encoded by the coding sequence ATGGCTCATACCGGGCACTCGAACCTTGTTTCCTGCTTTCGGTCTCGTCTCGAAACCTACGGCGAAACAAGGAATTTCACTTACCTGGTCGAGTCTGGGCGGCATCTGGTTGAAGACGTCACGACGCTTACAGCCCTCGACCGCAGCGCTCGCGAGGTGGCGGCGTGGCTGGGCTCACGTCCGGAAGCCACGCGGCCCGTGCTGCTGTTGTTCGAGCCGGGTCTCGACTTTTGGCGGGCGTTCCTCGGCTGCGTGTACGCCGGTGTGATCGCGGTCCCGGCTCCGCTGCCGCATGACGAACGCAGCTTGTCCCGTGTCGCCAGCATTCTTCGCGACGCCGGTAGTGGTCTGGCACTCACCAGCGCCAAGCTCCGCGACGTGCTCGCCGCGGGCATCGATGGCCTCGGCCTTGAGCACCCGATCCGCTGCGTGGCGATCGACGACGGGCCGCTCGCCGACCCGGATGACTGGACGATGCCGCAGATCGCGCCCGACGCCGTGGCCTTCCTGCAGTACACCTCCGGCTCGACCGGTGACCCGAAGGGCGTCGGCGTCACCCACGGCAACGTGCTGAGCAACGAGGCGACGATCGCCGAAGCGGTTGGTGTGACCGACGAGTCCGTCCTCGTCGGTTGGATTCCGCACTTCCACGACATGGGCCTGATCAGCGGGATGCTGGCGTTCTTCGTGGGGACCAACATCGTCAACATGTCTCCGCTGGCATTCCTGAAGCAGCCGATCCGCATGCTCAAGGCGGTCAGCGACTACCGCGGCACCCACGCCGCCGCACCGAACTTCGCCTACGACTTGATCGCCCGCCGGGTGACCCCTGAGCACCTCGCCGGGCTCGACCTGTCCTCCTGGAAAGCCGCGCTCAATGGCGCCGAGCCGGTTCGCCGCCGCACCGTGGAGCGAATCACCGAGCTGCTTGCGCCGGCCGGGTTTGCGGCTACGGTCTTGCGTCCTACCTACGGTCTGGCCGAGGTGACGTTGATGGCCACCATCTGTGGCGGCGTGCAGCGCTACCTCGACGCCGATGCCGAAGCTCTCGAGCAGAACCGCTACTCACCCGCTACGCAGCGGTCGGTCAGCCTGGTGAGTTCCGGCGCGCCGGCACCCGGCGTCGACGTGCGCATCGTCGGCCCGGACACCCTCGAGGAGTTGCCCGAGGACCGCGTCGGCGAGATCTGGCTGCGCAGCCCGAGCGTGGCCAGCGGCTACCGCAACCGCCCGGAGGAGACACTCCAGCGCTTTGAGGCCCGCACCAGCGGCGGCGACGGTCCCTTCCTGCGCACGGGCGACCTGGGGCTGCTGCACGACGGCGAGCTCTACGTCACCGGCCGTCGCAAAGATCTGTTGATCATCAACGGCCGCAACCTCTACCCGCAGGACATCGAAGAGTTCGTGCAGACCGTGCACCCAGCGTTGGCCGGTGCACGCGGAGTTGTCATCTCGGTCGACGTCAACGACGCCGAACGCCTCGTCCTGATCCAGGCGGTCAAGGACGCCGTACTGGACGGATTGACCTATGCGGAACTGGCCGCATCGGTCAAGCGCGACGTCGCACGAGCCTTTGAGGTCCCGGCCCCCGGTGTGGTGTTGGTCGACCGCGCCGGCATCCATCTCACGACCAGCGGAAAGGTACAGCGCGCGTCGATGCGCGCCGCCTACCTGAATTCCGAGCTGTCCAACGTTCTCCACGTCAGCCCCGTGATCGGGTGA
- a CDS encoding flavin-containing monooxygenase: MVQQLDAAIQQSPEARVHTWLADFESALAARDVDRVAAKFNQDSLWRDLVAFTWNIKTVEGREGIVNMLRARLDDTNPAGFRTQEPPVDEGDGVTSAFIEFETTVGRAVGHLRLKGDQGWTLLTALNELKGHEEPVGSRRPLGAVHGPDRDLTWAEKRAEHEASLGYSQQPYVVIVGGGQGGIALGARLSQVGVPAIVLEKHARPGDNWRTRYKTLCLHDPVWYDHLPYLPFPPNWPVFSPKDKIADWLEFYTRVMEIPYWTSTTCLSASFGADTKRWTVEVDRDGERHTLRPTHLVLATGMAGKPNVPELPGQNEFRGEQHHSSQHPGPDAYAGKRAVVIGSGTSAHDICKALYENGADVTMVQRASTLVVTSEAVLEIALGGLYSEQAAAAGITTEKADLTGASVPYRIIADFQKPISDAMRLRDSDLYERLAQAGFRLDFGDDDSGQFMKYLRRGGGFYIDVGACDLICDGSIKLRHGAVDRLTEDSVMLADGTQLPADLVVYATGFRSMNSFVADLIGQDVADRVGKVWGYGSGTTQDPGPWEGELRNMWKPTQQENLWFHGGNLHQSRHYSLFLALQLKARYEGIPTPVYGLQEVHHPT, encoded by the coding sequence ATGGTTCAACAGTTGGATGCGGCCATCCAGCAATCGCCAGAGGCCCGCGTTCACACGTGGCTGGCCGACTTCGAGTCCGCCTTGGCGGCACGCGACGTCGACCGCGTAGCTGCGAAGTTCAACCAAGACAGCCTCTGGCGGGATCTGGTGGCGTTCACCTGGAATATCAAGACAGTCGAGGGCCGCGAAGGCATCGTCAACATGTTGCGTGCGCGGCTCGACGACACTAACCCGGCGGGTTTTCGCACCCAGGAACCTCCGGTCGACGAGGGCGACGGCGTGACGTCGGCGTTCATCGAGTTCGAGACCACCGTCGGCCGGGCCGTCGGTCACCTGCGGCTCAAGGGTGATCAGGGTTGGACACTGCTCACCGCGCTGAACGAGCTCAAGGGCCACGAGGAGCCGGTCGGTTCGCGCCGACCGCTCGGGGCGGTGCACGGTCCCGACCGGGACCTGACATGGGCCGAGAAGCGCGCGGAACACGAAGCCTCCCTCGGCTATTCGCAACAGCCGTATGTAGTGATCGTTGGGGGCGGCCAAGGCGGAATCGCGCTGGGTGCCCGGCTGAGCCAGGTGGGGGTCCCGGCCATCGTCCTAGAAAAGCACGCCCGCCCCGGCGACAACTGGCGTACTCGGTACAAGACGCTCTGCCTTCATGATCCGGTGTGGTACGACCACTTGCCGTATCTGCCGTTCCCGCCGAACTGGCCGGTGTTTTCGCCAAAGGACAAGATCGCGGACTGGCTCGAGTTCTATACGCGGGTAATGGAAATCCCGTACTGGACATCGACCACGTGCCTTTCGGCGTCTTTTGGTGCCGATACCAAACGGTGGACGGTCGAGGTCGACCGCGACGGTGAACGGCACACACTACGGCCCACCCACCTGGTGCTGGCGACGGGCATGGCGGGCAAGCCGAATGTGCCGGAACTCCCCGGCCAGAACGAGTTTCGGGGGGAACAGCATCACTCCAGCCAGCATCCCGGCCCGGACGCCTATGCGGGCAAGCGCGCCGTCGTGATCGGCTCCGGCACCTCCGCACACGACATCTGTAAGGCGCTCTACGAGAACGGCGCTGACGTCACCATGGTGCAGCGTGCGTCGACCCTCGTCGTCACGTCCGAGGCGGTGCTGGAAATCGCACTCGGCGGCCTGTACTCCGAGCAGGCGGCGGCTGCGGGTATCACGACCGAAAAGGCCGACCTGACAGGGGCATCGGTGCCGTACCGGATCATCGCGGACTTCCAGAAGCCGATATCGGACGCGATGCGATTGCGCGACAGTGATTTATACGAGCGCCTGGCGCAGGCCGGCTTCCGGCTGGATTTCGGCGACGACGACTCCGGCCAGTTCATGAAGTACCTGCGGCGCGGCGGCGGCTTCTATATCGATGTCGGCGCCTGCGATCTCATCTGCGACGGCAGCATCAAGCTTCGCCACGGTGCGGTGGACCGGCTGACCGAGGACTCGGTGATGCTGGCCGACGGCACCCAACTGCCCGCCGATCTGGTTGTCTACGCCACCGGCTTCCGGTCGATGAACAGCTTTGTGGCAGACCTGATCGGTCAGGACGTGGCCGACAGGGTCGGCAAGGTGTGGGGCTACGGTTCGGGCACCACCCAAGACCCCGGACCGTGGGAAGGCGAGCTGCGCAACATGTGGAAGCCGACCCAACAGGAGAACCTGTGGTTCCACGGCGGCAACCTGCACCAATCACGGCATTACTCGCTCTTCTTGGCGCTGCAACTCAAGGCCCGTTATGAGGGGATCCCCACGCCCGTATACGGCTTGCAAGAGGTGCACCACCCCACCTAA
- a CDS encoding YihY/virulence factor BrkB family protein, translated as MDDCENGDAGDEDEANESQPNAIERVFRRFDRWQQRHSVMGFPIAVVKKFGDDEAGNLVALLTYHAFLATFPLLLAFTAVLGVVLRSHPDLHAKVVSSAFAEFPIVGGQIHDQLGVEAFSGTAPSLLIGIGGALIGGRGFAHALQKTLNTVWAVPKVDWPGFFPRYLRTFTLLSLLGLIVVVTGAASTAAGAAASMGFGGLPARFVSLAVGTVLGFGFFLVLFRVAASGVPVRSMMLGAAISALGWQVLLTAAGIIVDRQLRHAQAVAGMFGAVLGLLAWLALQATVIVYAMQIDVVRARRLWPRSIVQPPLTDADKAYYTHSLRAEAQRPEQELEIDYTTKEDAGKG; from the coding sequence ATGGATGACTGCGAGAACGGGGACGCCGGTGATGAAGACGAGGCGAATGAGTCGCAGCCGAACGCGATCGAACGGGTATTTCGCAGATTCGACCGTTGGCAGCAGCGCCACTCGGTCATGGGCTTCCCGATCGCCGTGGTCAAGAAATTCGGCGATGACGAGGCGGGCAACCTGGTGGCGCTGCTGACGTATCACGCGTTCTTGGCGACGTTTCCTCTGCTGCTGGCATTCACCGCCGTGCTGGGCGTGGTGTTACGCAGCCATCCCGACCTGCACGCAAAAGTCGTGAGCTCAGCTTTTGCCGAGTTCCCTATCGTCGGCGGCCAGATTCACGACCAACTTGGTGTCGAAGCGTTCAGCGGCACGGCGCCCTCGCTACTTATCGGAATCGGTGGGGCACTGATTGGCGGCCGAGGGTTCGCCCATGCGTTGCAGAAGACGCTGAACACCGTGTGGGCCGTACCCAAAGTCGACTGGCCGGGATTCTTCCCCCGGTACTTGCGGACCTTCACCCTGCTCTCACTGTTGGGCCTCATTGTCGTGGTCACCGGTGCTGCGAGTACCGCCGCGGGCGCTGCGGCATCGATGGGCTTCGGCGGCCTACCTGCGCGCTTCGTCAGCCTTGCCGTCGGAACGGTATTAGGTTTCGGCTTCTTCTTGGTCCTGTTCCGGGTTGCGGCTTCAGGTGTGCCGGTCCGGTCGATGATGTTGGGCGCCGCGATCAGCGCCTTGGGGTGGCAAGTCTTGCTCACCGCGGCGGGCATCATTGTGGACCGCCAACTGCGCCACGCTCAGGCCGTCGCCGGGATGTTCGGTGCCGTCCTTGGACTTCTCGCGTGGTTGGCCCTTCAGGCGACCGTGATCGTCTATGCCATGCAGATCGACGTTGTCCGTGCCCGACGCTTGTGGCCCAGAAGCATTGTCCAACCTCCCCTCACGGATGCGGACAAGGCTTACTACACCCACTCCCTCCGTGCCGAGGCGCAGCGTCCCGAGCAAGAGCTCGAAATCGATTACACGACAAAGGAAGATGCTGGCAAGGGCTAG